The following nucleotide sequence is from Rhodospirillales bacterium.
GGCTGTGCTGATAACAGAGCCTGATAGCGGAAAACCGAAATCAAAAAAGCCATGCGTGTTAGCACAGTGGTTAAATACAATATCTGTCGGGAATGGGTGGACGTTTGTCCGCGGTCATGCCCCGCCAGGTTTCCAAAATTCAGGAGACCACGGGCGGGATCAAAATAGCGTTGGTTTGATCTTTGCCGTGGCGCTTTAGCTTTTTTAACGCGGTGCAAGCTGAGTCCATCAAATGCCGCGGAAGTGCTATAAGCCATCGTTTTTGCTTATAGACCAGATATAAAACGATCGTCAAGATATTTTTCTGTAAAGTTATGTGCGTTTATTGTGCGTGTTTGAAATGCAGGGCGAGCTGTTCTTCAATTTGGCGGGCGAGGCCGTTCAGCGCGTTTTCACGGGTGTTTTGTTCCGAGACGCGATTGGCAAATTCGCTGGCCAGAATATTGTAGCTGGCGATGGATCGCAAAGGGCGTTGCAGGAGGACTTTGCCAGTTTGCTTATCAATGAGAGAGATATTGGTTTTAAGGGTTAATTGTCCGCGGGTGGTATCGGAATCTATAGTGACATCGAGATCGCGTCGGCTTTCCGAGACGGGTGAGACCGTTAGCTTGTAAAGCGGGTTTACCGGGCGGCCAGCGCGATAGAACCGGTCGATCAATGCATTGCGCAGAAACTGGCCTTCGCGATCAGGGATACCTCCGATTTCAATTGCAGCGAGATGTTCTTCGACGCCGACAGCGGTGTATTTATTTACGCCATAGACAGGGTGGAGGCCGCAGGATGTTAGTTGCAAGGTACAAGTTGCAAAGACCAAGAACAGCGCGATTTTTATCTTGTAACTTGTAACTTGCATCTTGTACCTCCTAAGCTGCCACCACGTTGACGATTTTGCCGGGCACGTAGATGAATTTGCGCACCTGTTTGCCTTCGATGAATTTTTTGACATTATCTTGCGACAGCGCGGTTTCGCGGGCGGTGGCTTCATCGGCGTCTGGAGCGAGGTTAATTTGCGCGCGGACCTTGCCGTTGACCTGTACGCCGAGGGTGACAGTGTCATCGGTCAGAAGCGTTTTATCGGCTTTGGGCCATGGTTCATCAGCCAGCAGGCTAGAGTGACCTAATTGTGCCCATAGCTCTTCGGCTAGGTGCGGCATCATCGGGTTGAAAAGCTGAGTAAGAGTTTCGAATGCTTCGCGCAAAGCCCAGCGGTCTGAATCATTCCCGGGTTTAAAGCCATTGATCATATTAGACAGTTCACGGATTTGCGCTACGGCCTTGTTCATTGCAAAATCTTCAATGGCTTTGGCGACGCCGACGATTGTTTTGTGTGATGCGCGGCGTAGATTAGTCGCGTTGTCTGAGAAATCAAGCGGCGTTGCACTATCTGCACCGGGCAGACTGGTTCTTGCTTCCATTAATGTGCGGTGAAGTTTATTGATAAATTTCCAGGCACCTTCGATGCCGGCCTCCGTCCATTCCAGATCACGTTCGGGCGGGGAGTCAGAGAGGATGAATAGCCGTGCCGCATCCGCGCCGTAAGTGTCGATAATGTCCTGCGGGTCGATGACGTTCTTTTTCGATTTGGACATTTTGATCGATGGGCCGATTTTGGCTTTGGTTTTATCGGTCAGAGCTTCATATTCGGATGGGAAGAGCCATTTGCCATTGGCGTCCTGATAAGTTTCGTGCGTGACCATGCCTTGTGTGAACAGGCCTGTGAATGGCTCATCGCAATCGACGTAGCCGCAGTCGCGCATGGCTTTGGTGAAAAAGCGGGCGTAGAGCAGATGAAGCACGGCGTGTTCGACGCCGCCGATATATTGCTCGACCGGCATCCAGTATTTGGCTTTGTCTTTATCAACAGGCGCGGTTTCATTATGCGGGTCGCAATAGCGGAACTGATACCACGAGCTTTCAAAGAAAGTATCAAACGTGTCGGTTTCGCGCTGGGCATCTTTACCGCATTTCGGACATGCGCAGTTTTTCCATGTCGGGTGGTGGGCAAGCGGGTTGCCGGGTTTGTTAAAGCTTATATCATCGGGGAGTGTCACGGGAAGTTGGTCTTCTGGAACCGGGACCGCGCCGCAATCCTCGCAATAAATGATGGGGATCGGGCAGCCCCAATAGCGCTGGCGGGAGATGCCCCAATCGCGCAGGCGGAACTGCGTGGTGCCAAAACCGGTGCCTGCGTTTTCGCAGCGCTTGATGACTTCCGCTTTGGCATCTTCGACGCTCATTCCATCGAGCCACTGGGAATTCACAAGTTTGCCGGGGCCGGTATAGGCTTGTTTTAGGTTTTTGTCTGTCCCGTCGGAAATAACGCGCTGGATTGGCAGACCGTATTTGGTTGCAAAATCAAAGTCGCGCTGGTCGTGGGCGGGGACGCCGAACACCGCGCCAGTGCCGTAATCCATCAGAACGAAATTGGCGAGGTAGATTGGGATTTCCCGGCCTAAAAGGGGATGGGTGGCTTTGTAGCCTGTATCAAAGCCGAGTTTTTCGGCTTGTTCGATGGCCGCTTCAGAGGTGCCGAGTGCGGCGCATTGTTTGACGAAGTCTTCGAATCCGTCTTTATCTGCACAAAGTTTTTTGGCCATCGGATGGTCGGCGGCCAGCGCCATAAATGAAGCGCCGAACAGTGTGTCGGGCCGCGTGGTATAGATCTCGATTTGCATGTCTGTCATTCCGAGCGTATGCGAGGAATCTCCATTTGCCGCATGAGATCCCTCCGCTTTGCGTTCGGGATGACAAGTGCTTTGCACTTGCCACTTAAATTGCAATCCGGTGGATTTGCCGATCCAGTTTTCCTGCATGATGCGGACTTTTTCCGGCCAGCGTTCAAGTTTGCCTAAGTCTGTAAGCAACTCATCGGCG
It contains:
- a CDS encoding leucine--tRNA ligase, encoding MTQEKYNIKESEARWRSVWNERKCFEVTEDPAKDKYYVLEMFPYPSGRIHVGHVRNYTLGDVVARYRRASGYNVLRPMGWDAFGLPAENAAIERGAHPKDWTLSNTSEMREQLKSMGLAIDWSREITTCLPEYYRHEQKMFLDFLDKGIAYRKESMVNWDPVDHTVLANEQVVDGKGWRTGAPVERRKLNQWFLKITDYADELLTDLGKLERWPEKVRIMQENWIGKSTGLQFKWQVQSTCHPERKAEGSHAANGDSSHTLGMTDMQIEIYTTRPDTLFGASFMALAADHPMAKKLCADKDGFEDFVKQCAALGTSEAAIEQAEKLGFDTGYKATHPLLGREIPIYLANFVLMDYGTGAVFGVPAHDQRDFDFATKYGLPIQRVISDGTDKNLKQAYTGPGKLVNSQWLDGMSVEDAKAEVIKRCENAGTGFGTTQFRLRDWGISRQRYWGCPIPIIYCEDCGAVPVPEDQLPVTLPDDISFNKPGNPLAHHPTWKNCACPKCGKDAQRETDTFDTFFESSWYQFRYCDPHNETAPVDKDKAKYWMPVEQYIGGVEHAVLHLLYARFFTKAMRDCGYVDCDEPFTGLFTQGMVTHETYQDANGKWLFPSEYEALTDKTKAKIGPSIKMSKSKKNVIDPQDIIDTYGADAARLFILSDSPPERDLEWTEAGIEGAWKFINKLHRTLMEARTSLPGADSATPLDFSDNATNLRRASHKTIVGVAKAIEDFAMNKAVAQIRELSNMINGFKPGNDSDRWALREAFETLTQLFNPMMPHLAEELWAQLGHSSLLADEPWPKADKTLLTDDTVTLGVQVNGKVRAQINLAPDADEATARETALSQDNVKKFIEGKQVRKFIYVPGKIVNVVAA